A stretch of Limanda limanda chromosome 7, fLimLim1.1, whole genome shotgun sequence DNA encodes these proteins:
- the LOC133005809 gene encoding F-box only protein 6-like isoform X2: protein MGSGQSFESVPRRLKTGTQSGSSSNEDLSAVPLEILEEILLNLPYKEVVSICRLVCHQWKEVSDSESLWRARCRREGYRPSDPSKIPNDWRLFYFLCKKRRNLLKNPRGEHKMQGWQIVENGGDKWKIEGVMVQHPDDTVQKNFVTSYGMCKKAQLIDLEKEGYNSSFMDHFQPDIRISDWYAPRYDCGSEYEICVELLNQKKQMLHTFAPETVLFEQWNERKWYRMTHVFQSYGPGVRYIRFTHGGKDTQFWAGWYGIRVTNSCVEISPAVD, encoded by the exons CTGTCCGCTGTTCCTCTGGAGATCCTGGAGGAGATCTTACTGAACCTCCCTTACAAGGAGGTGGTGAGTATTTGTCGGCTGGTGTGCCATCAGTGGAAAGAAGTGTCCGACAGTGAATCCTTGTGGAGAGCGAGATGTAGGAGAGAAGGATATCGTCCCAGTGATCCTTCCAAAATACCCAACGACTGGAGGTTGTTTTACTTCCTGtgcaagaagaggaggaatctCCTCAAGAATCCAAGAGGAGAAC ataaAATGCAGGGTTGGCAGATAGTGGAGAATGGTGGCGATAAGTGGAAAATAGAGGGAGTCATGGTGCAACATCCTGATGACACAGTCCAGAAAAACTTTGTTACTTCTTACGG aATGTGCAAGAAGGCCCAGCTGATTGATCTGGAGAAGGAAGGCTACAACTCATCATTTATGGATCACTTCCAGCCAGACATCAGAATATCGGACTG GTATGCACCACGATATGACTGTGGCAGCGAGTACGAGATCTGTGTTGAGTTGCTGAATCAGAAGAAGCAGATGCTCCACACCTTTGCTCCGGAGACCGTTCTCTTCGAGCAGTGGAACGAACGGAAGTGGTACCGG atgaCCCATGTGTTCCAGAGCTATGGACCTGGTGTGAGATACATCCGATTCACCCATGGTGGGAAGGACACACAGTTCTGGGCAGGGTGGTATGGAATCCGTGTTACCAACAGCTGTGTGGAGATAAGTCCAGCAGTGGACTAG
- the LOC133005809 gene encoding F-box only protein 6-like isoform X1, with protein sequence MGSGQSFESVPRRLKTGTQSGSSSNEDQLSAVPLEILEEILLNLPYKEVVSICRLVCHQWKEVSDSESLWRARCRREGYRPSDPSKIPNDWRLFYFLCKKRRNLLKNPRGEHKMQGWQIVENGGDKWKIEGVMVQHPDDTVQKNFVTSYGMCKKAQLIDLEKEGYNSSFMDHFQPDIRISDWYAPRYDCGSEYEICVELLNQKKQMLHTFAPETVLFEQWNERKWYRMTHVFQSYGPGVRYIRFTHGGKDTQFWAGWYGIRVTNSCVEISPAVD encoded by the exons CAGCTGTCCGCTGTTCCTCTGGAGATCCTGGAGGAGATCTTACTGAACCTCCCTTACAAGGAGGTGGTGAGTATTTGTCGGCTGGTGTGCCATCAGTGGAAAGAAGTGTCCGACAGTGAATCCTTGTGGAGAGCGAGATGTAGGAGAGAAGGATATCGTCCCAGTGATCCTTCCAAAATACCCAACGACTGGAGGTTGTTTTACTTCCTGtgcaagaagaggaggaatctCCTCAAGAATCCAAGAGGAGAAC ataaAATGCAGGGTTGGCAGATAGTGGAGAATGGTGGCGATAAGTGGAAAATAGAGGGAGTCATGGTGCAACATCCTGATGACACAGTCCAGAAAAACTTTGTTACTTCTTACGG aATGTGCAAGAAGGCCCAGCTGATTGATCTGGAGAAGGAAGGCTACAACTCATCATTTATGGATCACTTCCAGCCAGACATCAGAATATCGGACTG GTATGCACCACGATATGACTGTGGCAGCGAGTACGAGATCTGTGTTGAGTTGCTGAATCAGAAGAAGCAGATGCTCCACACCTTTGCTCCGGAGACCGTTCTCTTCGAGCAGTGGAACGAACGGAAGTGGTACCGG atgaCCCATGTGTTCCAGAGCTATGGACCTGGTGTGAGATACATCCGATTCACCCATGGTGGGAAGGACACACAGTTCTGGGCAGGGTGGTATGGAATCCGTGTTACCAACAGCTGTGTGGAGATAAGTCCAGCAGTGGACTAG